The following proteins come from a genomic window of Noviherbaspirillum sp. L7-7A:
- a CDS encoding CAP domain-containing protein encodes MLIVSASLALTATATATASTGAGLPPHLLASKYLPTTTAATTTTTASTGDTLDARQTCNLPNFQQEMLNRVNQARAAGRSCGTTYYGPAPALTWNTNLFNAAGAHSTDMAANNYFSHTSLDGRNAGQRITGAGYAWRGYGENIAAGQTSVQSVVDGWLASPGHCANIMNANLVDIGAACVANSTSTYRTYWTMDLARPY; translated from the coding sequence TTGCTGATCGTCAGCGCATCGCTGGCCCTGACCGCCACCGCCACCGCCACCGCCTCCACCGGCGCTGGCCTGCCGCCGCATTTGCTGGCTAGCAAATACCTACCCACTACGACGGCGGCCACGACCACGACTACGGCTAGCACAGGCGACACACTCGATGCCCGCCAGACCTGCAACCTGCCCAACTTCCAACAGGAAATGCTGAACCGGGTCAATCAGGCACGTGCCGCCGGACGCAGCTGCGGCACTACCTATTACGGCCCAGCGCCGGCGCTGACCTGGAATACCAACCTGTTTAACGCCGCCGGCGCTCATTCCACCGATATGGCAGCCAATAATTATTTTTCCCATACTAGCTTGGACGGCCGCAATGCCGGCCAGCGCATCACCGGCGCCGGTTACGCCTGGCGCGGCTACGGCGAAAACATTGCAGCTGGGCAGACCAGCGTACAGTCCGTAGTGGACGGCTGGTTAGCCAGCCCCGGCCATTGCGCCAACATCATGAACGCCAACCTGGTCGATATCGGCGCCGCTTGCGTGGCCAACAGCACATCGACCTACCGCACCTACTGGACCATGGACCTGGCGCGGCCGTACTAG
- a CDS encoding phospholipase D family protein yields the protein MTGPIWAKDFSRARADEIIRSFAGSRPIAAPTGQQIEVGFSPKQGAEEIVLKMINLSTKSLRVAAYSFTSAPVVSALLAAHKRGVEVAVIVDYRNNFAEGCGERGACKGKHAVGTLVSAGIPVRVIDKYAIFHHKFVLADSRHMKLGSFNYSASAATRNAENAMAIWNNPDVVAIYAAKWNSYWSEARQPPLDY from the coding sequence GTGACCGGTCCCATTTGGGCGAAAGATTTCTCGCGGGCCCGCGCGGATGAAATCATCCGTTCTTTCGCAGGCAGTCGGCCGATTGCGGCACCGACCGGCCAGCAGATCGAAGTGGGTTTCTCTCCCAAACAAGGTGCCGAAGAAATCGTCCTGAAGATGATTAATTTGTCCACCAAGTCGCTTCGCGTCGCCGCCTATTCCTTTACTTCTGCGCCGGTGGTTTCCGCTCTGCTTGCTGCGCACAAGCGGGGCGTCGAAGTGGCGGTCATCGTCGACTACCGGAACAATTTCGCGGAAGGCTGCGGCGAGCGTGGCGCGTGCAAGGGCAAGCATGCGGTCGGTACCCTGGTGAGTGCCGGGATTCCGGTCCGGGTCATCGACAAGTATGCGATCTTCCATCATAAGTTCGTTCTCGCGGACAGCAGGCACATGAAGCTTGGCAGCTTCAATTATTCGGCAAGTGCGGCTACCCGGAACGCCGAAAACGCCATGGCGATCTGGAACAATCCTGATGTCGTGGCGATTTACGCGGCGAAGTGGAACTCCTACTGGTCTGAAGCCAGGCAACCGCCACTAGACTACTGA
- a CDS encoding ParM/StbA family protein, translating into MYDQTIVGLDVGRSAVKVVAFSNGQAYHLNFSSLVCLAIDLSDENSIQAAELETVVVEGLKYFTGDTARLQGGAATSVGLSNDWTETPEYLALVLSAIKRLQHMGVIGLDTPYIVVGTPAALYGKQRDRLEELTRKALPNADVKALSQPMGAYLSFFLAPNGVPVYERFKDPKGRKKSWAVIDVGHFTTDFLLMKEGVHIDRKSESSEGIFLAAEQLARILSTKGIDASPVDCEESLRTKEIQHFGIKDVTAEVADAANFVVSKIMTKTNALLFAEAAKIDGILLAGGGAKIIYASLANQWPHIMLLPDARMAVAEGFCRFGKGQLLKRAAAITVQ; encoded by the coding sequence ATGTACGATCAAACCATCGTAGGCCTTGATGTCGGCCGCAGCGCTGTGAAGGTGGTAGCATTTTCAAATGGTCAGGCGTATCACCTCAACTTTTCATCCCTGGTCTGTCTGGCGATCGATCTAAGCGATGAGAACTCCATCCAAGCAGCAGAGCTTGAGACCGTCGTTGTGGAAGGGCTTAAATACTTCACCGGCGACACTGCTCGCCTGCAGGGTGGCGCCGCCACCTCCGTTGGCTTGTCAAATGATTGGACCGAAACCCCCGAATACCTGGCGCTGGTCCTGTCGGCGATCAAACGGCTCCAGCATATGGGTGTGATCGGCCTCGATACTCCTTACATTGTCGTTGGCACCCCGGCTGCACTTTATGGCAAACAACGTGATCGACTGGAAGAACTGACGCGCAAGGCCCTGCCGAATGCAGACGTGAAAGCGTTGTCCCAGCCTATGGGCGCCTATCTTTCCTTCTTTCTGGCTCCGAATGGCGTACCGGTCTATGAACGCTTCAAGGATCCAAAAGGCAGGAAGAAATCCTGGGCTGTCATTGATGTCGGCCACTTCACCACAGACTTCCTGCTGATGAAGGAAGGCGTTCATATCGATCGCAAGTCGGAATCTTCTGAAGGCATCTTCCTGGCTGCCGAGCAGCTGGCACGCATTCTTAGCACCAAAGGTATCGATGCATCTCCGGTCGACTGCGAAGAATCACTCCGCACCAAAGAAATTCAACATTTTGGTATCAAGGACGTAACGGCAGAAGTGGCTGATGCAGCCAATTTCGTCGTATCGAAGATCATGACCAAGACAAATGCCCTCCTTTTTGCGGAAGCGGCAAAGATTGACGGCATTCTCCTCGCCGGCGGTGGTGCGAAAATCATTTACGCAAGCCTGGCAAATCAATGGCCGCACATCATGTTGCTTCCCGACGCAAGAATGGCGGTGGCAGAAGGGTTTTGTCGGTTTGGCAAAGGGCAGTTACTCAAGCGTGCCGCAGCCATCACGGTCCAGTAA
- a CDS encoding PEP-CTERM sorting domain-containing protein, translating into MFKTVLSKAVIGCAAAMVLNGAAVAATASCFGANATGNYDLRGLLTGTKDCLILQPLDGQANDSVSPPASTYTVNVESFFGMSNWSFDGKYELSGASDSSSLFNFGSDNASYNYTGLGTYSNLMFVFKDGAQTNLVAYLLSIPAGSGAYSTPFTKPPFDLSGNSTAHQISHISVYYTTGEIGGGGNGEVPEPTTVALLGLGLLGFAASRRKSARSNPA; encoded by the coding sequence ATGTTTAAAACCGTATTGTCCAAGGCTGTAATCGGATGCGCTGCCGCCATGGTGCTGAACGGGGCCGCGGTGGCAGCCACAGCATCTTGTTTTGGAGCCAATGCAACTGGAAACTATGATTTGCGTGGCTTGCTCACTGGCACCAAGGATTGTCTTATATTGCAACCGCTCGATGGCCAAGCAAACGATAGCGTGAGCCCACCGGCATCAACCTATACGGTCAATGTGGAGAGCTTCTTTGGAATGAGTAATTGGTCGTTTGACGGTAAGTATGAGCTCAGCGGTGCGAGCGATTCCTCTAGCCTCTTTAACTTCGGCAGTGACAACGCGTCTTATAATTACACAGGCTTAGGTACTTACAGCAACCTTATGTTTGTGTTTAAGGACGGCGCGCAGACTAACCTTGTTGCCTATCTCTTGTCCATCCCGGCCGGTTCGGGCGCTTACTCCACGCCGTTCACGAAGCCGCCTTTTGACTTGTCTGGCAACAGCACTGCCCATCAGATTTCCCACATCAGCGTTTATTACACGACTGGTGAAATTGGTGGTGGAGGCAACGGAGAAGTGCCTGAGCCAACTACGGTTGCGCTGCTTGGGTTGGGGCTGCTTGGTTTCGCCGCATCGCGCCGCAAGTCAGCCAGAAGCAACCCTGCATAA
- a CDS encoding response regulator transcription factor, which translates to MKILITDDHPMLAAGLKGTLEHEIPGYDYLTCTNLTDAKKILFGGRGTQVLLVICDLRLGPESGAELLTYMQVLPGPRIPVVMLSGLMEQAAVNSCKGLGAKGYVSKTDNPEVLTQAIRTILAGGEFFPSWDNKCTSQFLDRALKMTERQRAVMDLAISALSNKEIARHLAITEGTVKNYLREIYGFLNVKNRTDFSVQAAKCGYTPRTVPASARV; encoded by the coding sequence ATGAAGATACTGATTACTGATGATCATCCGATGCTGGCGGCCGGGCTGAAGGGCACGCTTGAGCATGAGATTCCGGGCTACGATTATCTGACTTGCACCAATCTCACCGATGCGAAAAAGATTCTGTTTGGCGGTAGAGGAACGCAGGTTTTGTTAGTGATCTGCGATTTGAGATTAGGGCCGGAAAGCGGCGCTGAATTGCTCACCTACATGCAGGTCCTTCCTGGGCCCAGAATCCCGGTGGTGATGCTCTCAGGATTGATGGAACAAGCCGCAGTCAACTCCTGCAAGGGGCTAGGCGCAAAAGGCTACGTATCTAAAACCGACAATCCCGAGGTGCTGACCCAAGCAATCAGAACGATCCTCGCCGGCGGCGAATTCTTTCCTTCGTGGGACAACAAATGCACGTCGCAATTTCTGGACCGCGCCCTCAAGATGACCGAGCGCCAGCGTGCGGTCATGGATCTGGCGATTTCCGCCTTGTCGAACAAGGAAATCGCGCGGCACCTCGCCATTACTGAAGGCACGGTCAAGAACTACCTGCGCGAGATTTATGGCTTTCTGAACGTGAAAAACCGTACTGACTTCAGTGTCCAGGCCGCCAAGTGTGGCTACACCCCTCGCACTGTTCCAGCCTCGGCACGCGTCTAG
- a CDS encoding ATP-binding protein: protein MNAVFLQVNVPNLVRNMRFSFTNSVNVLSEMMQNARRAGATVVHFSYSEDGTLVVVDNGKGIDDFQKLLTLSESGWEAELVTREHAFGQGFFSALHSGKHVTVESRGRRIAFETEDVLNFASIAEEPSDFIGGTSITLQGMTLPKKNLVDALTKFAKGFPIEVTLDGLQLARRHALPSLATVETAIGHIHLRGYHDSKPQLGSGIEVYLQGLPIYNSGFSWEDRNVVHLDATQFDARMPDRSQLIDEKEAVKRIQNAVRTEQEKILAAHKAEIGGEAFAEKYWHLLPQLGLSEMLLDIPYLPKSALEYAPEPVLNRDCLFRTEVESGITRESVESGEHVLCVGSPTEETIPVHMLAYKKRWMVVSNLPTEHWADQHRVDLEESAEKVVVTLNGDEGTMQMFQGRYIDARVRFCDSLTLTLNQHVVTLDDEAVFCAFGEVAVPGKASGWNTVMQASSYIGENDQYGEDDRDIDDQHFQALVALHRTKDLSTVVKMVLSHGGVHRFDALRGHCFNVIVDDTGNLTVTSV from the coding sequence ATGAACGCTGTTTTCCTGCAAGTCAATGTCCCAAATCTGGTTCGCAACATGCGCTTTTCCTTTACCAACTCTGTCAACGTGCTTTCCGAGATGATGCAGAATGCCCGCCGCGCCGGCGCTACCGTCGTTCATTTCTCGTATTCGGAGGATGGGACACTGGTGGTAGTCGACAACGGCAAGGGCATCGATGACTTCCAGAAGCTGCTTACCCTTTCCGAATCGGGATGGGAGGCGGAGCTGGTGACCAGGGAGCATGCCTTCGGGCAGGGCTTCTTCAGTGCGTTGCACAGTGGCAAGCATGTCACCGTGGAGTCGCGCGGACGCCGGATCGCCTTTGAAACCGAAGACGTCCTGAACTTTGCCAGCATTGCGGAGGAGCCCTCAGACTTCATTGGTGGCACCAGCATCACGCTGCAAGGCATGACGCTGCCAAAAAAGAACCTGGTCGATGCACTGACCAAGTTCGCCAAGGGGTTTCCCATCGAAGTCACGCTCGATGGCCTGCAACTCGCCCGCCGGCATGCCCTGCCTTCACTGGCGACGGTGGAGACAGCCATTGGCCATATCCATCTTCGCGGCTATCACGACAGCAAACCGCAGTTGGGTAGCGGGATCGAGGTTTATTTGCAAGGTCTGCCCATCTACAATTCAGGCTTTTCCTGGGAGGACCGCAACGTCGTCCACCTGGATGCAACGCAGTTTGACGCGCGCATGCCGGACCGCTCGCAACTGATCGATGAAAAGGAGGCAGTCAAACGCATCCAGAATGCAGTGCGTACCGAACAGGAGAAAATCCTGGCGGCACACAAGGCGGAAATCGGTGGTGAAGCTTTTGCGGAGAAATACTGGCACCTGCTGCCGCAACTTGGCCTGTCCGAGATGCTGTTAGATATTCCCTACCTGCCAAAGTCGGCGCTGGAGTATGCCCCTGAGCCGGTTCTGAACAGGGATTGTCTCTTCCGCACGGAAGTAGAGTCTGGCATTACCCGCGAGTCGGTGGAATCAGGAGAGCATGTCCTTTGTGTGGGCTCGCCTACCGAAGAAACGATTCCAGTGCACATGCTGGCGTATAAAAAACGCTGGATGGTTGTCTCAAACCTGCCTACCGAGCACTGGGCCGATCAGCATCGGGTGGATCTGGAGGAAAGCGCTGAGAAAGTCGTCGTTACCCTCAACGGTGACGAAGGCACGATGCAGATGTTCCAGGGCAGGTATATCGATGCCCGGGTGCGGTTCTGTGACAGTTTGACCTTAACGCTTAATCAGCACGTCGTGACGTTGGATGACGAAGCGGTCTTTTGCGCTTTTGGCGAGGTCGCCGTACCGGGCAAAGCCAGTGGCTGGAATACGGTCATGCAGGCCAGCTCCTACATCGGCGAAAACGATCAATACGGGGAAGACGATCGTGATATCGACGATCAACACTTCCAGGCGCTTGTCGCACTGCACCGCACGAAGGACCTCAGCACCGTAGTAAAAATGGTCTTGTCACACGGCGGCGTGCATCGCTTCGATGCGCTTCGTGGTCATTGTTTTAACGTCATCGTCGATGACACTGGCAACCTGACGGTCACGTCAGTCTAG
- a CDS encoding EAL domain-containing protein — MTIAPQNISFGQQFGLLRSHAKSLAPWPLGCTVLVILLWLWVGATLHREKKEVRQRAVLSASTQAHTYSEQVDRNIGQLDYILQSLQFQWREDSGRLNLEKQFNPDLVPKVAKISITIFDRLGMPVTSTNPAINGKKSVASAEHFQAHIPPSSNGLLISEPLRSTLTGREVMILSRRLTASDGSFGGVIMVAIEPAFIASFVDESKLGDGDFVAIRRADGAFLATKTNHGLRSHSPNYIGTNDSASPSGVKFASADQYLDGKPRIVAWRVSGNYPIKAIVGLSEEALMAEYEPRTRELHLVGLIGTLFLMFLGVAGMRSSAIQAWRAQHAREIHEAYRLATENAREGFYMLRPLFGRNDEIVDFLIEDCNERGAMYRGLPREALIGKTMSATIPVISQTYMMAACKKAMQTGFFEDEIRVPERGSRPAQWLQKRIVRSSAGLALTLRDITEIKSHQDALMRMANADSVTTLPNRHWLMQHLPAAVDNARSMHKQLAVLFVDLDDFKNINDTLGHAIGDELLKAAALRLKAVIRPEDKVARLGGDEFTIIVEAAQTREEVVAVADRVIETLRTPFVLGDLERQHFIHASIGISLFPQDGPDGDTLLKCADIAMYVAKNSGKGTYRFFEPSQERRLVMRLNREAELKQAIARGELILHYQPRVQGDTGEITSMEALVRWVHPTLGLIPPNQFIPMAERTGLIVPLGAEVVRMVCEQLALWKTQDLQVVPVSVNVSAQQVDTDTISAMLATALKASCLDPRLLEVEVTESATLTKDGAAVTELAAIQKTGIKLYVDDFGTGYSCLAQLKRLDMDGLKIDRAFTAQMLNSPADAALFEAIVSMAHALEMRVVAEGVETDEQLAALQVLGCEEVQGYYISMPVPAAEAGLLLRKRFLFPAA, encoded by the coding sequence ATGACTATAGCGCCACAAAATATTTCGTTTGGACAACAATTCGGACTGCTGCGAAGTCATGCTAAATCACTGGCGCCATGGCCGCTGGGCTGCACCGTGCTTGTGATCCTTTTATGGCTCTGGGTCGGTGCGACGCTCCATCGTGAGAAGAAGGAGGTCAGGCAACGGGCAGTGCTGTCGGCGTCGACACAGGCTCATACCTACTCCGAGCAGGTCGACCGCAATATCGGACAGCTCGATTACATCTTGCAAAGCTTGCAATTCCAGTGGCGGGAAGATAGTGGCAGGCTGAATCTGGAAAAACAGTTCAATCCTGACCTGGTGCCGAAGGTGGCAAAGATTTCTATTACGATTTTTGACCGGCTTGGGATGCCAGTGACGTCTACCAATCCGGCGATCAACGGGAAAAAGAGCGTGGCAAGTGCTGAACACTTCCAAGCGCATATACCCCCGTCCAGCAATGGCCTTTTGATCTCCGAGCCACTTCGGAGCACGCTCACTGGGCGGGAGGTGATGATCCTGTCGCGCAGGCTCACTGCATCGGACGGCTCCTTCGGTGGTGTGATAATGGTCGCCATTGAACCGGCCTTCATTGCTTCTTTTGTCGATGAAAGCAAACTCGGCGATGGCGACTTTGTTGCCATACGCCGGGCGGACGGTGCTTTTCTTGCGACCAAAACTAACCACGGCCTCCGGTCACACAGCCCAAACTACATAGGCACAAACGATAGCGCAAGCCCAAGTGGCGTGAAATTTGCCTCGGCAGACCAGTACCTGGACGGCAAACCCCGGATCGTCGCATGGCGCGTTTCAGGCAATTACCCAATCAAGGCGATTGTCGGTTTGTCAGAAGAGGCCTTGATGGCGGAGTACGAACCGAGGACACGCGAACTCCATCTCGTTGGGCTAATCGGTACCCTGTTCCTGATGTTTCTCGGCGTGGCGGGCATGCGCAGCTCTGCCATTCAAGCCTGGCGCGCGCAACACGCCCGAGAAATCCATGAGGCATATCGGTTGGCCACCGAGAACGCCCGTGAGGGCTTCTATATGTTGCGGCCGCTGTTTGGCCGGAACGATGAAATCGTTGATTTCCTGATTGAAGATTGCAATGAGCGCGGCGCAATGTACCGCGGATTGCCTCGGGAGGCCCTGATCGGCAAGACCATGTCTGCCACGATCCCTGTCATTTCCCAGACCTATATGATGGCGGCCTGCAAGAAAGCGATGCAAACAGGGTTCTTTGAAGATGAAATCCGTGTGCCGGAGCGTGGCTCACGGCCCGCCCAGTGGCTGCAAAAGCGCATCGTCCGGTCCAGCGCAGGCCTTGCCTTGACACTAAGGGATATTACAGAAATCAAGTCCCATCAGGATGCGCTGATGCGAATGGCGAATGCGGACTCCGTCACCACACTGCCAAACCGACATTGGCTGATGCAGCACTTGCCGGCCGCGGTCGATAACGCCAGGTCCATGCATAAGCAGCTTGCCGTGCTGTTCGTCGACCTGGATGACTTCAAAAACATCAACGACACGCTTGGCCACGCCATTGGTGACGAATTGCTCAAGGCAGCCGCCTTGCGTCTCAAAGCCGTAATCCGGCCAGAAGACAAGGTTGCGCGGCTGGGCGGCGATGAATTTACCATCATTGTCGAAGCTGCCCAGACCCGTGAAGAAGTAGTGGCCGTAGCCGACCGAGTTATTGAGACGCTTCGTACACCATTTGTACTGGGCGATTTGGAACGCCAGCATTTCATCCATGCGTCAATCGGGATCAGCCTGTTTCCGCAGGACGGGCCCGACGGCGACACGCTGCTCAAGTGTGCCGACATTGCCATGTATGTCGCCAAGAACAGTGGGAAGGGAACCTATCGCTTTTTCGAGCCGAGCCAGGAGCGCCGTTTGGTGATGCGGTTGAATCGCGAGGCGGAACTGAAGCAGGCGATTGCGCGTGGTGAACTCATTCTGCACTACCAGCCACGGGTGCAGGGCGATACAGGCGAGATCACCAGTATGGAAGCCCTCGTGCGGTGGGTCCACCCAACCTTGGGCCTGATACCTCCCAACCAGTTCATCCCGATGGCCGAGCGTACCGGACTGATTGTGCCGCTTGGCGCGGAAGTGGTCCGCATGGTGTGCGAACAGCTGGCGCTTTGGAAAACGCAGGACCTGCAGGTTGTACCGGTCTCCGTTAATGTGTCGGCGCAACAGGTCGACACCGACACCATCAGTGCCATGCTGGCCACCGCCCTGAAGGCGAGTTGCCTTGATCCCAGATTGCTCGAGGTTGAAGTCACGGAATCAGCCACTCTCACGAAGGATGGCGCGGCTGTCACCGAACTGGCAGCGATCCAGAAAACCGGAATCAAGCTGTATGTGGACGACTTTGGCACTGGCTATTCCTGCCTCGCACAGTTGAAGCGTTTGGATATGGATGGTTTGAAGATTGACCGCGCCTTTACAGCGCAGATGCTCAACAGCCCCGCGGATGCCGCTCTCTTTGAGGCGATCGTCTCGATGGCACATGCGCTGGAGATGCGTGTGGTGGCCGAGGGTGTGGAAACAGATGAACAGCTTGCCGCGCTCCAGGTTTTAGGCTGTGAAGAAGTGCAGGGCTACTATATCTCCATGCCGGTCCCGGCCGCAGAAGCGGGTCTCTTGCTGCGTAAACGGTTTCTTTTCCCGGCTGCCTGA
- a CDS encoding cytochrome C: MNTRMRGRQKAAALAALLLMSCLNASAAGGSIERGRYLAKIGGCNDCHTPGYGLSGGQVPEAQWLVGDQLGWNGPWGTTYPSNLRLFFQKVSESEWLKMARERQLRPPMPWFALRDMSDEDLSSLYRFIRTLGPAGELAPAYLPAGVEPKGPAIRFPQPPK, encoded by the coding sequence ATGAATACGAGGATGCGGGGGAGGCAGAAGGCGGCCGCGTTGGCCGCACTGCTGTTGATGTCATGTTTAAATGCCAGCGCCGCCGGAGGGTCGATCGAGCGCGGACGTTACTTAGCAAAGATAGGCGGATGCAACGACTGCCATACCCCGGGCTATGGCCTTTCCGGCGGTCAGGTACCGGAAGCGCAATGGCTGGTGGGCGATCAGCTCGGCTGGAACGGGCCCTGGGGCACAACCTATCCGTCCAACCTTCGGCTATTCTTCCAGAAAGTGTCCGAGTCGGAGTGGCTGAAGATGGCTAGGGAAAGACAGTTGCGCCCACCGATGCCCTGGTTCGCACTGCGGGACATGAGCGATGAGGACCTGTCATCGCTGTACCGTTTCATTCGCACTCTAGGCCCGGCCGGCGAACTGGCGCCGGCCTATTTGCCGGCCGGCGTGGAGCCCAAAGGCCCGGCGATCCGGTTCCCTCAGCCGCCAAAATGA
- a CDS encoding ATP-binding protein — MFLLGAGHDLAQPINTMLNCLGSFEKRIEDMERFGGPLNSMRTAAASLQRLCTDILHMEKVNSGLHKAELKPVSLQVMFEKVINQTLHLSKPKLQTLSNRATDLLVRTDPFYLERILRNLVENAIRYTPHEGNVMLVARRAGEFVHIEAWNTGAGISPSAQQTMFEVFERGDNPGPQKGFGLGLSIVKGLANSIGGTITVKSIPGKGTRFRLTLPKADIGEELDTVETTGVLPSINGMWIALIDDNDNLRNSLVDYLQSEGANVFATKDAASMVPLLKECNERIDILITDWNLRGETGERAFRKLLDNVPGFYPMWIVISAAIHPEKAGEIQARGVPVLIKPVEPTVLRDQIAMLGVLSINPDHL; from the coding sequence ATGTTTCTGCTTGGCGCAGGCCATGACTTGGCCCAGCCGATCAACACGATGCTCAACTGCCTAGGCAGTTTTGAAAAGCGGATCGAGGACATGGAGCGCTTTGGTGGCCCTCTCAATTCCATGCGCACGGCAGCGGCATCTCTGCAGCGGCTTTGCACTGACATCCTTCACATGGAGAAAGTCAATTCTGGCTTGCATAAGGCAGAACTCAAGCCAGTCAGCCTGCAGGTAATGTTTGAAAAGGTCATCAACCAGACCCTGCACCTTTCAAAGCCAAAACTTCAGACGCTGTCGAACCGCGCAACCGACCTGCTGGTCAGGACTGACCCTTTTTACCTGGAGCGAATTCTGCGCAACCTAGTGGAAAATGCCATCCGGTATACGCCGCATGAAGGCAATGTGATGCTGGTTGCTCGCCGGGCGGGAGAGTTCGTCCATATCGAAGCTTGGAATACCGGAGCTGGCATCTCGCCCTCAGCTCAGCAGACGATGTTCGAAGTGTTTGAGCGCGGAGACAATCCGGGGCCGCAAAAGGGTTTTGGGCTTGGCCTGTCCATCGTCAAAGGCTTGGCCAACTCGATCGGCGGAACGATTACGGTCAAGTCTATACCTGGCAAGGGAACACGGTTCCGGCTGACGCTGCCAAAGGCTGATATAGGAGAGGAACTGGACACGGTTGAGACGACTGGCGTCCTGCCTTCGATCAACGGTATGTGGATCGCCCTGATTGACGACAACGACAATCTGAGAAATTCGCTCGTTGACTACCTACAGAGCGAAGGAGCCAACGTTTTTGCGACCAAAGACGCTGCCAGCATGGTCCCGCTATTAAAAGAATGCAACGAGCGTATTGATATTCTTATTACCGACTGGAACCTGCGGGGCGAAACTGGCGAACGCGCATTCAGGAAATTGCTGGACAATGTACCAGGCTTTTATCCGATGTGGATTGTCATCAGTGCAGCTATCCACCCCGAAAAAGCCGGCGAGATCCAGGCCCGTGGCGTGCCCGTGCTGATCAAACCAGTCGAGCCAACCGTTCTGAGAGATCAAATAGCCATGCTAGGCGTTCTGTCGATCAATCCCGATCACTTGTAA